The proteins below are encoded in one region of Shewanella algae:
- a CDS encoding MarR family winged helix-turn-helix transcriptional regulator has product MKQQQRQDSLQQSINHAIIEFYERLSSWEQSVVRDQGASLAQIHTVEILGAHGPMKMKELAEKLGITTGTLTVQVERLVKAGLAERQPLENDRRAIQVSLTEKGEQMFKEHDALHLQLTREMTAKFSDAELEQLLGFFNRLNSEF; this is encoded by the coding sequence ATGAAACAGCAACAGCGGCAGGATTCGCTGCAACAGTCAATCAACCACGCCATCATAGAGTTTTATGAGCGTCTGTCCTCATGGGAGCAGAGCGTAGTCAGAGACCAAGGCGCTTCACTGGCGCAGATCCATACAGTGGAGATCCTGGGGGCTCACGGCCCTATGAAGATGAAGGAACTGGCGGAAAAGCTCGGTATTACCACAGGAACCCTGACCGTGCAGGTTGAACGTTTGGTTAAGGCGGGCCTGGCCGAACGTCAGCCCTTGGAAAATGACCGGCGCGCCATCCAGGTATCCTTAACCGAAAAGGGCGAGCAGATGTTTAAGGAACATGATGCCCTGCATCTGCAGTTAACCCGTGAGATGACCGCGAAATTCAGTGACGCTGAGCTGGAGCAACTGCTTGGGTTCTTCAATCGGCTCAACAGCGAATTCTAA